The proteins below come from a single Chrysoperla carnea chromosome 1, inChrCarn1.1, whole genome shotgun sequence genomic window:
- the LOC123305714 gene encoding protein suex-1-like: MKLAVVFGFITIVALFQFAYADVKLLTLTEIEKSSDLHLKPPQKDSVLGEQLLRLPRTHHKKFKYGHGGGNVCNQCGGNHGGGYGGYPSHGGYYSGYPVGGVSGSFSQSSSQSSSSSFGYGKKK; this comes from the exons ATGAAATTAGCTGTAGTGTTTGGTTTCATTACAATTGTGGCGTTATTTCAATTTGCTTACGCAGATGTTAAACTATTAACGTTAACAGAGATCGAAAAAAGTTCTGATTTACATCTTAAACCACCACAGAAAGATTCAG ttttaggcGAACAATTATTACGTTTACCACGAACACACCATAAGAAGTTTAAATATGGTCATGGTGGAGGTAATGTTTGTAACCAATGCGGTGGCAACCATGGAGGTGGCTATGGAGGCTACCCGAGCCATGGAGGATATTATAGTGGTTACCCTGTGGGTGGTGTTTCAGGTAGCTTTTCTCAATCTTCATCACAATCATCATCCAGTAGTTTTGGATATggtaaaaagaaatga
- the LOC123305945 gene encoding uncharacterized protein LOC123305945, whose amino-acid sequence MKLSVVFSFVTIVVLFQFVYADVKPITLTEVEKNSDVQLKPETVVGEKLLRLPRTSWKKQRYGGSGGGCTSGCGGYVAPQPPSTCNSCQGGRQVYGGGPAISYSESQSSASSSSGSWGNGKKK is encoded by the exons atgaaattatcagtagTGTTTAGTTTTGTTACAATTGTAGtgttatttcaatttgtttacgCTGATGTTAAACCAATAACGTTAACAGAAGTGGAAAAAAATTCTGATGTACAACTTAAACCAGAAACAG TTGTAGGCGAGAAATTATTACGTCTACCACGAACTTCATGGAAGAAACAGAGATACGGTGGATCCGGAGGTGGATGTACAAGTGGATGTGGTGGATACGTCGCTCCGCAGCCCCCATCGACTTGTAATTCGTGTCAAGGAGGTCGTCAAGTCTATGGCGGCGGACCAGCAATAAGTTATTCTGAATCACAGTCTAGTGCTAGTTCTAGTTCTGGTTCTTGGGGCAATggcaaaaagaaataa
- the LOC123305911 gene encoding protein suex-1-like gives MKISVVFAFVTIVVLFQCVYADVKPITLTELEKSSDIQLKSDSVLGEKLLRVPRTVYRVNYPNQGGYGGCYSCGGYGGYGGYGAYGGNRVGGSYSQSSSSSSSSSSSYGKRK, from the exons atgaaaatttcagtaGTGTTTGCTTTTGTTACAATTGTTGTGTTATTTCAATGCGTTTACGCTGATGTTAAACCAATAACGTTAACAGAATTGGAAAAAAGTTCAGATATACAACTTAAATCAGATTCAG TTTTAGGCGAAAAATTATTACGTGTGCCACGGACCGTTTATCGTGTAAATTACCCGAATCAAGGAGGATATGGCGGCTGTTACTCATGTGGTGGATATGGTGGATATGGTGGATATGGTGCATATGGAGGAAACAGAGTAGGTGGTAGTTATTCTCAATCTTCATCGTCTTCTTCATCCTCATCTTCCAGTTACGGGAAaaggaagtaa